A stretch of Sinimarinibacterium sp. NLF-5-8 DNA encodes these proteins:
- a CDS encoding YggT family protein, with protein sequence MGANASNALLFLISTLFDLLLWAYLLRILLQVVRADFYNPISQAIWKLTRYPADWLRGSIPSFGNLNLGVTLFAYALAVLYVYVVIGLLGFTIQPLPALWFGLLKLLALTLGLYTFSLFVQAILSWMGPGVNNPASNILWSLNEPLLRPVRRIIPPLSGLDLSPLVMILLLQVISRLLPLPGIFR encoded by the coding sequence ATGGGCGCCAACGCATCCAACGCACTGCTGTTTTTGATCTCCACCCTGTTCGATCTGCTGCTGTGGGCCTACCTGCTGCGGATCCTGCTGCAAGTGGTGCGCGCAGATTTTTACAACCCGATCTCGCAGGCCATCTGGAAACTCACCCGCTACCCCGCCGACTGGCTGCGCGGCAGCATTCCCAGCTTTGGCAACCTCAATCTGGGCGTGACCCTGTTTGCCTACGCCCTGGCGGTGCTTTATGTCTACGTCGTCATCGGCTTGCTGGGCTTCACCATCCAGCCGCTGCCAGCGCTCTGGTTTGGCCTGCTCAAGCTGCTGGCGCTGACGCTGGGGCTGTACACGTTCAGCCTGTTTGTCCAGGCGATCCTGTCGTGGATGGGGCCGGGCGTGAACAACCCCGCCAGCAATATCCTGTGGAGTCTCAACGAGCCGCTGCTGCGACCCGTGCGGCGGATCATCCCGCCGCTGTCGGGGCTCGATCTGTCGCCGCTGGTGATGATCCTGCTGCTGCAGGTCATCAGCCGCCTGTTGCCGCTGCCGGGCATTTTCCGTTGA
- a CDS encoding homoserine O-acetyltransferase, producing MNTDFSAADSVGLVTPSRILINRALTLDCGRTLPQHELMVETYGTLNAAHSNAVLVCHALSGDHHAAGYHHPDDRKPGWWDNCIGPGKPIDTHRFFVVSLNNLGGCQGSSGPSSINPETGKPYGPDFPLLTVRDWVRSQALLADHLGIEQWAAIVGGSLGGMQVMQWAIDLPARVRHAVVIASAPKLSAQNIAFNEIARQAILSDPDFHGGHFYDHDVIPTRGLKLARMLGHITYLSDEAMRAKFGRVQRAHQLGFNFEVEFEVESYLRYQGQSFVSRFDANTYLLMTKALDYFDPAREFNDDLVATFERARARFLVIAFSSDWRFSPARSREIVDALVDARRDVSYACVDSNLGHDDFLMPIEHYHRVLRGYLSRVATEVGA from the coding sequence ATGAATACAGATTTTTCGGCTGCCGACTCGGTCGGGCTGGTCACTCCGTCCCGTATCCTCATCAATCGCGCGCTGACGCTCGACTGTGGCCGCACCCTGCCGCAACACGAGCTGATGGTCGAAACCTACGGCACCCTCAATGCTGCGCACAGCAACGCCGTGCTGGTTTGCCATGCCCTGTCCGGCGATCATCACGCGGCGGGCTACCACCACCCGGACGATCGCAAACCCGGCTGGTGGGACAACTGCATCGGCCCCGGCAAGCCGATCGACACCCACCGTTTTTTTGTTGTTTCGCTGAACAATCTCGGCGGCTGCCAGGGTTCCAGCGGCCCCAGCAGCATCAATCCCGAAACCGGCAAGCCCTATGGCCCGGATTTTCCGCTGCTGACGGTGCGCGACTGGGTGCGTTCGCAGGCCCTGCTGGCCGATCATCTGGGGATTGAGCAATGGGCCGCGATCGTCGGCGGCAGCCTGGGCGGCATGCAGGTCATGCAATGGGCGATCGACCTGCCCGCGCGCGTGCGCCACGCCGTGGTGATTGCCTCGGCGCCCAAGCTTTCGGCGCAAAACATCGCGTTCAACGAAATCGCGCGGCAGGCGATCCTGTCCGATCCGGACTTTCATGGCGGCCATTTTTACGACCATGACGTCATCCCCACGCGCGGTCTCAAACTGGCGCGGATGCTCGGCCACATCACCTATCTGTCTGATGAGGCCATGCGCGCCAAATTTGGCCGCGTCCAGCGCGCGCACCAGCTCGGCTTCAATTTTGAGGTGGAGTTCGAGGTCGAAAGCTATCTGCGCTATCAGGGGCAATCGTTCGTCAGCCGGTTTGACGCCAACACCTATCTGCTGATGACCAAGGCGCTGGATTACTTTGATCCCGCGCGCGAGTTCAATGACGATCTGGTCGCCACCTTTGAGCGCGCGCGCGCGCGCTTTTTAGTGATTGCCTTTTCCAGCGATTGGCGTTTTTCACCGGCGCGCTCGCGCGAAATCGTCGATGCGCTGGTGGATGCGCGGCGTGATGTCAGCTACGCCTGCGTCGATTCCAACCTCGGCCACGACGACTTCCTGATGCCGATCGAACACTATCACCGCGTTTTGCGCGGCTACCTGAGCCGCGTGGCGACAGAGGTTGGCGCATGA
- the proC gene encoding pyrroline-5-carboxylate reductase, with product MTSVIAFIGGGNMAASLLGGLRAAQHPASHLRVAELDGARRDWLQQTFGVPAFSQAADAVADADAVVLAVKPQQMHQALQGLTLREGCTVISIAAGLSVSTLRRWLGDHAHIIRTMPNTPALLGAGISGLFAPAGTPQAARDVAHHVLSAAGQCVWVKTEAQIDAVTAVSGSGPAYFFLLTEAMREAGTALGLDAETAARLAKYTLIGAARMADGDVDVAELRARVTSKGGTTFAALQTFEDGGFHTLTGAALAAAAARAAELGQLLDKDS from the coding sequence ATGACTTCAGTCATTGCCTTTATCGGGGGCGGCAACATGGCCGCCAGTTTGCTCGGCGGCCTGCGCGCCGCCCAGCATCCCGCCAGCCACTTGCGGGTGGCCGAGCTCGATGGCGCACGCCGCGACTGGCTCCAGCAAACTTTTGGCGTGCCTGCCTTCAGCCAGGCTGCCGACGCGGTGGCCGATGCCGACGCCGTGGTACTGGCGGTCAAGCCCCAGCAGATGCACCAGGCACTGCAAGGCCTGACGCTGCGCGAAGGTTGCACCGTGATCTCGATCGCCGCAGGGCTGAGCGTATCGACGCTGCGCCGCTGGCTGGGCGATCACGCTCACATCATCCGCACCATGCCCAACACCCCGGCACTGCTCGGCGCTGGCATCAGCGGCCTGTTCGCCCCCGCCGGAACCCCGCAAGCCGCGCGCGATGTGGCCCACCATGTGCTCAGTGCCGCCGGGCAATGCGTGTGGGTGAAAACCGAAGCGCAGATCGACGCGGTAACAGCCGTCTCCGGTTCCGGGCCAGCGTATTTCTTCCTGCTCACCGAGGCGATGCGCGAGGCCGGAACCGCACTGGGACTGGACGCCGAAACCGCCGCCAGACTGGCCAAATACACGCTGATCGGCGCGGCCAGAATGGCCGACGGGGATGTGGACGTGGCCGAACTGCGCGCGCGCGTCACCTCCAAGGGCGGCACCACTTTTGCTGCCCTTCAGACGTTTGAAGACGGCGGCTTTCACACCCTCACCGGCGCGGCGCTGGCCGCCGCCGCCGCGCGCGCCGCAGAACTCGGCCAACTGCTGGACAAGGATTCCTGA
- the ilvA gene encoding threonine ammonia-lyase, biosynthetic, giving the protein MNATSGSAANDPAKRLSQYRARIEAAKVYDVAIISALEAAPRLSQRLGNRVLLKREDQQGVHSFKLRGAYNKIAQLSEAERARGVIAASAGNHAQGVALAARRLGLNAWIVMPRTTPQVKVDAVRALGGKAILHGDAYDDAYEHARALVAEKGMTMIHPYDDPDVIAGQGTIAREILEQCGDLDAVFVPVGGGGLLAGVAAWIKAVRPSIQVIAVEPADSDCFAAAMRAGRRVTLPQVGLFADGVAVRQIGEEPFRVARHCVDACVQVSVDELCAAIRDAFYENRSLPEPAGALAIAGIKRWVAEHNVKGKTLAGIVSGANLNFDRLRHIAERAELGDDAEMLLAVTIPEQPGAYKQFLKHLGKRAITEFNYRYGSSEAAQIFVGLHISGGAEPRQALLAALTEAGYTVVDMSHNEVAKEHVRFMVGGRSPGLENERLFRFEFPERPGAALAFINAIGARWNISLFHYRNHGAANGRVLCGLQVPKSQWAECRKSLDALGYAYVEESDNPAYRMFLGTQG; this is encoded by the coding sequence GTGAACGCAACGTCCGGTTCTGCCGCCAACGACCCCGCCAAACGCCTCAGCCAGTACCGCGCGCGCATCGAAGCCGCAAAGGTTTATGACGTGGCGATCATCAGCGCACTCGAAGCCGCGCCGCGCCTGTCGCAGCGCCTGGGCAACCGTGTGCTGCTCAAGCGCGAAGATCAGCAGGGCGTGCATTCGTTCAAGCTGCGCGGGGCGTACAACAAGATTGCCCAGTTGTCCGAGGCCGAACGCGCGCGCGGGGTGATTGCCGCTTCTGCCGGCAACCATGCCCAGGGCGTGGCACTGGCGGCCAGACGGCTGGGGCTGAACGCATGGATCGTGATGCCGCGCACCACCCCGCAGGTCAAGGTGGACGCCGTGCGCGCGCTCGGTGGCAAGGCGATCCTGCATGGCGATGCCTATGACGATGCCTACGAGCACGCGCGCGCGCTGGTCGCTGAAAAAGGCATGACGATGATCCATCCCTACGATGATCCCGATGTCATTGCCGGACAAGGCACGATCGCGCGCGAGATTCTGGAGCAGTGCGGCGATCTGGATGCGGTGTTCGTGCCGGTTGGCGGCGGCGGTTTGCTGGCCGGTGTTGCGGCGTGGATCAAGGCGGTGCGCCCATCGATCCAGGTGATTGCCGTAGAGCCGGCGGATTCCGACTGCTTTGCCGCGGCCATGCGCGCGGGGCGGCGGGTGACGTTGCCACAGGTCGGCTTGTTTGCCGATGGCGTGGCCGTGCGGCAAATCGGCGAAGAGCCGTTTCGGGTCGCACGGCACTGCGTGGATGCCTGTGTGCAGGTGAGCGTGGACGAGCTGTGCGCGGCGATTCGTGATGCGTTTTACGAAAATCGCTCACTGCCGGAGCCTGCCGGCGCGCTGGCGATTGCCGGGATCAAACGCTGGGTGGCCGAGCACAACGTCAAGGGCAAAACGCTGGCCGGCATTGTTTCCGGCGCAAACCTCAACTTTGATCGCCTGCGCCACATCGCCGAGCGCGCCGAGCTGGGCGACGATGCTGAAATGCTGCTGGCCGTGACCATTCCCGAACAGCCCGGTGCCTATAAGCAGTTTTTGAAGCACCTGGGCAAGCGCGCCATCACCGAGTTCAATTACCGCTACGGCAGCAGCGAGGCGGCGCAGATTTTTGTCGGACTGCACATCAGCGGTGGCGCCGAACCCCGGCAGGCGCTGCTGGCGGCGCTCACCGAGGCCGGTTACACCGTGGTGGACATGAGCCACAACGAAGTGGCCAAGGAGCATGTGCGGTTCATGGTGGGCGGGCGCAGCCCCGGACTGGAAAACGAGCGCTTGTTCCGCTTTGAGTTTCCCGAGCGCCCTGGCGCGGCGCTGGCTTTCATCAACGCCATCGGCGCGCGCTGGAACATCTCGCTGTTTCACTACCGCAATCACGGCGCCGCCAATGGGCGCGTGTTGTGCGGCTTGCAGGTGCCCAAAAGCCAGTGGGCGGAATGTCGCAAGTCGCTCGACGCGCTGGGGTATGCCTATGTCGAAGAAAGCGACAACCCTGCGTACAGGATGTTCCTGGGCACGCAGGGCTGA
- a CDS encoding sensor histidine kinase, translating into MLRIRPPSAPVLDLFPDFCTLRSVVNLAYVMELVAVVLTLSSGISGAAALERLLLVSLYLQWISLCSAGALCWARRWFGVLPPERIFLACWAMLVAIVMLISAASFHIAHLFAWDFFLPQQTMLDFVLRHGVIAAIVALMVLRYFWVRNQWTMQVQAEGEARYQALNARIRPHFLFNALNSLAALIQIRPDDAEMMVEDLSDLFRATLEKRGQVAALVEEIGLCHAYLRIEKMRLSDNLKVEWDVPEELLDWPVPKLVVQPLIENAVHHGVSRIAGGGAIRIAARQIMGRLVIEVANPMAEAGDGAPSKGNRIAIDNIAQRLSLIYGEGAQLEMGSDLRLENGMFRARLSIPATPRGQLPDAPGELASAQGEAESPRFTH; encoded by the coding sequence GTGCTTCGTATCCGTCCCCCCAGTGCGCCGGTACTGGATCTGTTTCCCGACTTCTGCACGCTGCGCAGCGTGGTCAATCTGGCGTATGTGATGGAGCTGGTGGCGGTGGTGCTGACCCTGTCCAGCGGCATCAGTGGGGCCGCGGCGCTGGAGCGGTTGCTGCTGGTTTCGTTGTATTTGCAATGGATCAGCCTGTGTTCGGCCGGGGCGCTGTGCTGGGCAAGACGGTGGTTTGGGGTGCTGCCGCCGGAGCGGATTTTTCTGGCCTGCTGGGCGATGCTGGTCGCCATCGTGATGCTGATTTCCGCAGCCTCGTTTCATATTGCCCATCTGTTTGCGTGGGACTTTTTCCTGCCGCAGCAAACGATGCTCGACTTTGTGCTGCGTCATGGCGTGATCGCGGCGATCGTGGCGCTGATGGTGTTGCGCTATTTCTGGGTGCGCAACCAGTGGACGATGCAGGTGCAGGCCGAAGGTGAGGCGCGCTATCAGGCACTCAACGCGCGCATTCGCCCGCATTTTTTGTTCAATGCGCTCAACAGTCTGGCGGCGCTGATCCAGATCCGCCCCGATGACGCCGAAATGATGGTGGAGGATTTGTCCGATCTGTTTCGCGCCACGCTGGAAAAGCGTGGGCAGGTGGCGGCACTGGTGGAGGAAATCGGCCTGTGCCATGCCTACCTGCGGATCGAAAAAATGCGTTTGTCCGACAACCTCAAGGTGGAGTGGGACGTTCCCGAGGAACTGCTCGACTGGCCGGTGCCCAAGCTGGTGGTGCAGCCGCTGATTGAAAATGCCGTTCATCACGGCGTATCCAGAATCGCCGGCGGCGGGGCGATCCGGATTGCCGCGCGCCAGATCATGGGGCGGCTGGTCATCGAGGTGGCCAATCCGATGGCGGAAGCCGGCGATGGCGCACCCAGCAAAGGCAACCGGATTGCGATCGATAACATCGCCCAGCGGCTGAGTCTGATTTACGGCGAAGGCGCGCAGCTTGAAATGGGCAGCGATTTACGGCTGGAAAATGGCATGTTTCGTGCCAGACTGTCGATTCCTGCCACGCCGCGAGGCCAGCTACCCGATGCGCCGGGCGAGTTGGCCAGTGCGCAGGGTGAGGCAGAATCGCCACGGTTCACACATTGA
- the metW gene encoding methionine biosynthesis protein MetW: MRPDLALICQWIQPGSRILDLGCGDGTLLAYLAEHHNVTGYGLEIDPDNVARCIESGVNVIQADLDDGLREFDSGSFDYVVMTQALQALQRPDEAVTEILRVGRTGIVTFPNFGHWRVRAALGAGRMPVTPNLPHRWYDSPNIHLCTVDDFEDLCAARGWHIVSRHLLNSSHRKGRRARLAPNLLCEQALYLLQAETRPS, from the coding sequence CTGCGCCCTGATCTGGCGCTGATCTGCCAATGGATCCAGCCCGGCTCGCGGATTCTCGACCTCGGCTGCGGTGACGGCACCCTGCTCGCTTATCTGGCCGAGCATCACAACGTCACCGGCTACGGACTGGAGATCGACCCCGACAACGTCGCCAGGTGCATCGAATCCGGCGTCAACGTCATCCAGGCCGACCTCGACGACGGCCTGCGCGAGTTCGACAGCGGCTCGTTCGATTACGTGGTGATGACCCAAGCGCTGCAAGCCCTGCAACGCCCCGATGAGGCGGTGACCGAAATCCTGCGCGTGGGGCGCACCGGCATCGTCACTTTTCCCAACTTTGGCCATTGGCGGGTGCGCGCCGCCCTCGGCGCCGGTCGCATGCCGGTGACGCCCAATCTGCCGCACCGCTGGTACGACTCCCCCAACATCCACCTGTGCACCGTGGATGACTTTGAAGACCTGTGCGCTGCACGCGGTTGGCATATCGTCAGCCGCCATCTGCTCAACAGCAGCCACCGCAAAGGCCGGCGCGCGCGCCTGGCGCCCAATTTGCTGTGCGAACAGGCGCTTTACCTGCTCCAGGCGGAGACACGCCCCTCATGA
- the hemC gene encoding hydroxymethylbilane synthase, protein MLKIATRESPLALWQARHVQAQLTRAHPGLQVELVPMTTQGDQLLSAPLAQVGGKGLFVKELEQAMLDGRADIAVHSMKDVPVAQPEGLGLFAFLQGEDPRDAFVSNTHDRLDALPQGAHVGTSSLRRRTQLAALRPDLKISDLRGNVGTRLRKLDEGQYDAILLATAGLVRLDLGTRIRERLDPQRFVPAIGQGIIGIECRSNDAATQALLQPLHDPASATRLAAERTMNARLGGACQVPVAGHAVVEGDRLTLTGLVGSPDGSRQVRDQIHGAAADAAQLGETLAQRLLGNGARQILAAIGIAV, encoded by the coding sequence ATGCTAAAAATCGCCACACGAGAATCCCCGTTGGCGCTTTGGCAGGCGCGCCATGTGCAGGCGCAGCTCACCCGCGCACACCCCGGCTTGCAGGTCGAACTGGTGCCGATGACCACCCAGGGCGATCAACTGTTATCCGCGCCGCTGGCGCAGGTGGGTGGAAAAGGTTTGTTTGTCAAGGAGTTGGAGCAGGCGATGCTGGATGGGCGTGCCGATATTGCCGTCCACTCCATGAAAGACGTGCCGGTTGCCCAACCCGAAGGCTTGGGGCTGTTCGCCTTTTTGCAGGGCGAAGACCCGCGCGATGCGTTTGTCTCCAACACCCATGACCGCCTCGATGCGTTGCCGCAGGGCGCGCATGTGGGCACCTCCAGCCTGCGCCGTCGCACCCAGTTGGCAGCACTGCGCCCCGATCTCAAAATCAGCGATCTGCGCGGCAACGTCGGCACCCGCCTGCGCAAACTCGATGAAGGCCAGTACGACGCCATTTTGCTGGCCACCGCCGGGCTGGTGCGCCTGGATTTGGGCACGCGCATCCGTGAGCGCCTTGACCCGCAGCGCTTCGTGCCCGCCATTGGCCAGGGCATCATCGGCATCGAATGTCGCAGCAACGACGCCGCGACCCAGGCCTTGCTGCAACCGCTGCACGACCCCGCTTCTGCCACGCGGCTGGCGGCTGAGCGCACGATGAACGCACGGCTGGGCGGTGCCTGTCAGGTGCCGGTGGCCGGACATGCGGTGGTTGAAGGCGATCGTTTGACGCTGACCGGGCTGGTGGGTTCGCCCGACGGCAGCCGCCAGGTGCGTGACCAGATCCACGGCGCGGCGGCGGATGCCGCACAGCTTGGCGAAACGCTGGCGCAGCGGTTGCTCGGCAATGGCGCACGGCAAATCCTCGCCGCCATCGGCATCGCGGTGTAG
- the argH gene encoding argininosuccinate lyase — protein sequence MSNSANQKLWGGRFAESPTELVERLSESVSFDARLYRQDIRGSQAHARMLGKVGVLSAEDVDAIVKGLDGIRADIDAGHFTWKTALEDVHMNIEAELTARIGDAGKRLHTGRSRNDQVATDLRLYVRDTIDEMVALIDAVSLGLLDLAEREADSVMPGFTHMQIAQPVTFGHHMMAWHEQIVRDKTRLLDARARLNLLPLGSAALAGTVYPIDRQFVAEQLGFDGITENSLDTVSDRDFALEFCFAASLILVHLSRWSEELILWASPMFGFVDLPDRFCTGSSIMPQKKNPDVPELVRGKTGRVLGNLNALLVLMKGQPLAYNRDNQEDKPPLFDSVDTLSMCLRVYAEMIPAIIVKRDNCRAAAAKGFSTATDLADYLVRKGLPFRDAHHAVGSTVAFAQKKGCDISELSLAELQQFSPLVEQDVYAAITLEGSLAARNHYGATAPNQVRAAIARARARR from the coding sequence ATGTCCAACTCTGCCAATCAAAAACTCTGGGGGGGCCGTTTTGCCGAATCGCCCACCGAACTCGTCGAGCGTCTGTCCGAGTCGGTGAGTTTTGACGCGCGGCTGTACCGCCAGGACATTCGCGGCAGCCAGGCACACGCGCGCATGCTCGGCAAGGTCGGCGTGCTCAGCGCCGAAGATGTGGACGCCATCGTCAAAGGGCTGGACGGCATCCGCGCCGACATCGACGCCGGTCATTTCACCTGGAAAACCGCGCTCGAAGATGTGCACATGAACATCGAAGCCGAGCTGACTGCGCGCATCGGCGATGCCGGCAAACGCCTGCACACCGGCCGCTCGCGCAATGATCAGGTCGCCACCGACCTGCGCCTGTATGTGCGCGACACCATCGATGAGATGGTTGCCCTGATCGACGCCGTATCCCTCGGCCTGCTTGATCTGGCCGAACGCGAAGCCGACAGCGTCATGCCCGGTTTCACCCACATGCAGATCGCCCAGCCGGTCACTTTTGGTCATCACATGATGGCCTGGCACGAACAGATCGTGCGCGACAAAACCCGCCTGCTCGATGCGCGCGCGCGCCTCAACCTGCTGCCGCTGGGCAGCGCCGCACTGGCCGGCACGGTGTACCCGATCGACCGGCAGTTTGTGGCCGAACAACTGGGTTTTGACGGCATCACCGAAAACTCGCTCGACACCGTCTCCGATCGTGACTTTGCGCTGGAGTTCTGCTTTGCCGCCAGCCTGATTCTGGTGCACCTGTCGCGCTGGAGCGAGGAGCTGATCTTGTGGGCCTCGCCGATGTTCGGCTTTGTTGACCTGCCCGACCGTTTCTGCACCGGCAGCTCGATCATGCCGCAGAAAAAAAACCCCGACGTGCCCGAACTGGTGCGCGGCAAAACCGGGCGCGTGCTCGGCAATCTCAACGCCCTGCTGGTGCTGATGAAAGGCCAGCCGCTGGCCTACAACCGCGACAACCAGGAAGACAAGCCGCCGCTGTTCGACAGCGTCGATACCTTGTCCATGTGCCTGCGCGTTTACGCCGAAATGATCCCGGCGATCATCGTCAAACGTGACAACTGCCGCGCCGCCGCCGCCAAGGGCTTTTCCACCGCCACCGATCTGGCCGACTACCTCGTGCGCAAGGGGCTGCCGTTTCGTGATGCGCACCACGCCGTTGGCAGCACCGTCGCCTTTGCCCAGAAAAAAGGCTGCGACATTTCTGAATTGAGCCTGGCCGAGCTGCAACAGTTCAGCCCCTTGGTCGAGCAAGACGTCTATGCCGCCATCACCCTCGAAGGCTCACTGGCCGCGCGCAATCACTACGGCGCCACCGCCCCCAACCAGGTGCGCGCTGCCATTGCCCGCGCGCGCGCGCGGCGCTGA
- a CDS encoding DUF4426 domain-containing protein, whose amino-acid sequence MKSLIIAVLLTLTPVLVHAEQFVDAGDYRIHYAAINSTELTPQIARQFSVDRSRNQILLVFNAQHRVEGQYQSVPATAKAFATTLLGHRQTLTLRPIREADVHYVVANFETLDGEFMTISAEVTPQGARAPVEVKFKQQFYRD is encoded by the coding sequence ATGAAATCGCTGATCATTGCTGTTTTGCTGACGTTGACGCCGGTGCTGGTTCACGCCGAACAATTTGTCGATGCCGGCGATTACCGCATCCACTACGCCGCCATCAACAGCACCGAGCTGACCCCGCAGATCGCCCGCCAGTTCAGCGTCGATCGCAGCCGCAATCAAATCCTGCTGGTCTTCAACGCTCAGCACCGCGTCGAAGGTCAATACCAGTCGGTTCCGGCCACCGCCAAGGCTTTTGCCACCACCCTGCTCGGGCACCGGCAAACGCTGACCCTGCGTCCGATCCGTGAAGCCGACGTGCACTACGTCGTCGCCAACTTTGAAACGCTGGACGGCGAGTTCATGACCATCAGCGCCGAGGTGACGCCGCAAGGCGCGCGCGCGCCGGTCGAGGTCAAGTTCAAACAACAGTTTTACCGGGACTAA
- a CDS encoding LytTR family DNA-binding domain-containing protein, producing the protein MRVVIVDDESLARERLRRLLQEFPGYSVVGEAGDGETALDVIDDEEPDLVLLDIRMGGMDGLQVARQLAEMDVPPAVIFTTAYSEHALSAFDANAQAYLLKPIRSEKLREALQRVRKPTRAQKPHTIVAEGTQPKREFVLATTRDGLVRVPVGDILYFLADQKYTTVYHLHGEVLIEESLKTLEADFDPLFLRVHRKALVNTRYIAGLERDRNGEAHHWLRLKHVADPLPISRRRLAEVRRYLIDS; encoded by the coding sequence ATGCGGGTAGTCATCGTTGACGATGAATCTTTGGCGCGCGAGCGTTTGCGGCGGCTGTTGCAGGAGTTTCCGGGGTACAGCGTGGTCGGTGAAGCCGGTGATGGTGAAACCGCACTGGATGTGATCGACGACGAAGAACCGGATCTGGTGCTGCTCGACATCCGCATGGGCGGCATGGATGGCCTGCAAGTGGCGCGCCAGTTGGCCGAGATGGACGTGCCGCCTGCGGTGATTTTTACCACCGCCTACTCCGAGCACGCGCTATCGGCCTTTGATGCCAATGCACAGGCCTATCTGCTCAAGCCGATTCGCAGCGAAAAACTGCGTGAAGCCTTGCAGCGCGTACGCAAACCCACGCGCGCGCAAAAACCGCACACGATCGTCGCCGAAGGCACCCAGCCCAAGCGTGAGTTTGTGCTGGCGACCACGCGCGATGGACTGGTGCGCGTGCCGGTGGGCGACATCCTGTATTTTCTGGCGGATCAAAAATACACCACCGTCTATCACCTGCATGGCGAGGTGCTGATCGAAGAATCGCTGAAAACCCTGGAAGCCGATTTTGATCCGCTGTTTCTGCGCGTGCATCGCAAGGCGCTGGTCAATACGCGCTACATCGCCGGACTGGAGCGCGACCGCAACGGCGAAGCCCATCACTGGCTGCGGCTCAAGCATGTGGCCGATCCCCTGCCGATTTCACGGCGGCGGCTGGCCGAAGTCCGGCGCTATTTGATCGACTCGTAG